A stretch of Campylobacter concisus DNA encodes these proteins:
- a CDS encoding MqnA/MqnD/SBP family protein, with translation MIFGKIDYLNLLPFHVFLKSAPLSSQIKKAIEFKKGVPSKLNRALNARKIDAAVISSIASKKANLKKLNFGIVAKKDVKSVLVRKNSAPKPDPASASSNALAKVLKLNGEVIIGDRALKAYLSEGKEYFYDLGKIWHEKTNLPFVFGRFSYVKNGSFYKKLVAKFLQKNVKIPNYILAQYAKSRDINEQDIKWYLKFISYKIGPKEQKSLQKFFKENRLLKAAKKN, from the coding sequence ATGATATTTGGAAAGATTGATTATCTAAATTTACTCCCATTTCACGTATTTTTAAAATCAGCCCCACTAAGCTCTCAGATAAAAAAGGCGATCGAGTTTAAAAAGGGCGTGCCAAGCAAGCTAAATAGGGCGCTAAACGCTAGAAAGATCGACGCCGCGGTGATCTCAAGCATAGCTAGCAAAAAGGCAAATTTAAAGAAGCTAAATTTTGGAATAGTCGCCAAAAAAGATGTAAAAAGCGTGCTTGTGCGCAAGAACTCAGCCCCAAAGCCAGATCCTGCCTCAGCCAGCTCAAACGCCCTGGCCAAGGTGCTTAAACTAAATGGCGAGGTGATCATAGGCGACAGGGCGCTAAAGGCATACTTAAGCGAGGGCAAAGAGTACTTTTATGATCTTGGCAAAATTTGGCACGAAAAGACAAATTTGCCCTTTGTTTTTGGTAGATTTTCTTACGTAAAAAATGGCTCGTTCTACAAAAAACTGGTCGCAAAATTTTTGCAAAAAAACGTAAAGATCCCAAACTATATCTTAGCCCAGTATGCTAAAAGCCGCGACATAAACGAGCAAGATATCAAGTGGTATCTTAAATTTATAAGCTACAAAATAGGTCCAAAAGAGCAAAAATCACTCCAAAAATTTTTTAAAGAAAATAGACTATTAAAAGCAGCAAAAAAGAATTAA
- a CDS encoding DUF6803 family protein has translation MVMTHYMELLSLDQPYNLILYMVIPMGLAELLVAMEFFTMYHMDSGKNAGFKAVSKFVGIVLGVYFTALVIYFLAKIYPSIKWRGYADVIAIYSYLIGVIPLLGIALLELNLIYKNASEKAKLKLHFCLLIFFLIVGYVAMILGMVGPTITGYKAENGAMDVHMNMQMNMPADTPMHDHHKMMMQNMSYDNSTNMHMHH, from the coding sequence ATGGTAATGACACACTACATGGAGCTTTTATCACTTGATCAACCTTACAATCTAATCCTCTACATGGTGATACCTATGGGGCTTGCTGAGCTTTTAGTGGCGATGGAGTTTTTCACGATGTATCACATGGATAGCGGCAAAAATGCTGGCTTTAAAGCTGTTAGTAAATTTGTTGGCATAGTGCTTGGGGTCTATTTTACAGCTCTTGTGATCTATTTTTTAGCAAAAATTTATCCATCTATAAAATGGCGTGGATATGCCGATGTCATCGCTATCTACTCATATCTCATCGGCGTCATCCCACTTCTTGGCATCGCCCTTTTAGAGCTAAATTTGATCTATAAAAACGCAAGCGAAAAGGCAAAACTAAAGCTTCACTTTTGCCTGCTCATATTCTTTTTAATCGTCGGATACGTCGCGATGATACTTGGCATGGTTGGTCCTACCATAACAGGCTACAAGGCTGAAAACGGCGCGATGGATGTGCATATGAATATGCAAATGAATATGCCAGCAGATACGCCGATGCACGATCACCACAAGATGATGATGCAAAATATGAGCTATGATAACTCAACTAATATGCATATGCATCACTAA
- a CDS encoding molecular chaperone: MDKNIIKARSYFYEFLAYPMFFYTNDEKYARWKEQLRYLSANPLSEDSDAAFKNLDKFSFEEFSKEQNDVLFGFTNIPLSASFYEEGRDNGAARLRVIECLKLSPYRRDSELCKDSEDYVGFIFLAMATFLKDEFDDARNISNKLFSETLNLFVDEFSQLLSAHKEANFFKSYTIILKDFIDLERSILNVEAPAKPKGDSVAMAALKKEPFQSKMPTFKTKLHWEEFSPVISHEFKD, from the coding sequence ATGGATAAAAACATCATAAAAGCAAGATCATATTTTTACGAATTTCTAGCATATCCTATGTTTTTTTACACAAATGATGAGAAATATGCAAGGTGGAAAGAGCAGTTAAGATACTTAAGCGCAAATCCTTTAAGCGAGGATAGTGATGCTGCATTTAAAAATTTAGATAAATTTAGCTTTGAAGAATTTTCAAAAGAACAAAATGACGTTCTTTTTGGCTTTACAAATATCCCCTTAAGCGCTTCATTTTATGAAGAGGGCAGAGATAACGGAGCAGCTAGGCTTAGGGTTATTGAATGTTTAAAACTAAGCCCATATAGACGTGATAGCGAGCTTTGCAAAGATAGCGAGGACTACGTTGGATTTATATTTTTAGCGATGGCTACATTTTTAAAAGATGAGTTTGATGATGCAAGAAATATTAGCAATAAGCTATTTTCTGAAACTTTAAATTTATTTGTAGATGAGTTTTCTCAGCTACTTTCAGCTCACAAAGAGGCAAATTTCTTTAAATCATATACTATTATTTTAAAAGATTTCATCGATCTTGAACGCTCTATACTAAACGTAGAAGCACCAGCTAAACCAAAAGGCGATAGTGTCGCTATGGCGGCACTTAAGAAAGAACCATTTCAAAGTAAGATGCCAACATTTAAAACCAAACTTCATTGGGAAGAATTTTCTCCAGTCATCTCACACGAGTTTAAAGACTAG
- a CDS encoding 4Fe-4S binding protein produces MKEFGFYNDFDDTLMLNEQIEINNENGDYLVSNSPKLKANVIAPEINFYLKNTTASVLEKAKNTLLLYEARATAFDMAKDVDYEKEVGKNVVIVSNSGREELANLLKENGYKVIELTHFEVKFIYGAAGELSVLVLRANDEFEVDCDFFLVENARDYMLKQSGCYEISWLKDEAVLKILNEKTPKFRYKSFTQYDSSICQYHERRTEICGRCAEVCPTVAILKEDETKHLVFSQIDCTNCGNCISVCPSGALDYTLMPQSSFAAVAKLYKGKIALIVPEEINLEDLRVSLPENVLPFAISAAHFLSQTHFLTLLQESGASVILFSKTLGKGEKDAISILNQIYELKFKETAIYHAKDKNELEDALKKAKFIADSQHTINEYALPKREIFAKRLEFLVGSEDLGVVKSGEMIRYGDVKINTDSCTLCLSCVGACNVSALVADKKTNSILFNPSVCTACGYCELSCAEKDTISLEVGKISLKPEFFTYNELARDELFACVECGKEFATKKAVEKIATIMQPRFGNDRVKIKALYCCADCKAKLMVQAQINAMKEDLLNG; encoded by the coding sequence ATGAAAGAATTTGGCTTTTATAACGATTTTGACGATACTTTGATGCTAAATGAACAAATAGAGATCAATAATGAAAATGGCGACTATCTAGTCTCAAACTCACCAAAGCTAAAAGCAAATGTCATCGCACCTGAGATAAATTTTTACCTAAAAAACACAACCGCAAGCGTCTTAGAAAAAGCTAAAAATACACTTTTACTTTATGAAGCAAGAGCAACTGCATTTGACATGGCAAAGGATGTCGACTATGAAAAAGAGGTTGGCAAAAATGTCGTAATAGTTAGCAACTCAGGCCGCGAAGAGCTAGCAAATTTACTAAAAGAAAATGGCTACAAAGTCATTGAACTCACGCACTTTGAAGTAAAATTTATATACGGTGCGGCTGGTGAGCTAAGCGTTTTAGTACTTAGAGCAAACGACGAATTTGAAGTTGATTGCGACTTTTTCTTGGTTGAAAACGCAAGGGATTATATGCTAAAGCAAAGCGGCTGTTACGAAATATCTTGGCTAAAAGACGAAGCTGTGCTTAAAATTTTAAATGAAAAAACTCCAAAATTTAGATACAAAAGCTTTACGCAGTATGACTCGTCAATATGCCAGTATCACGAGCGCAGGACTGAAATTTGCGGTCGTTGTGCCGAAGTTTGCCCAACGGTTGCGATATTAAAAGAGGATGAAACAAAGCACCTTGTCTTTTCACAGATAGACTGCACAAACTGCGGAAACTGTATCAGCGTCTGCCCTAGCGGCGCACTTGATTATACTCTAATGCCACAAAGCTCATTTGCCGCTGTGGCAAAGCTTTATAAAGGCAAGATTGCACTCATTGTGCCTGAAGAGATAAATTTAGAAGATCTTAGAGTTAGCCTACCAGAAAATGTCCTACCTTTTGCCATTTCAGCTGCACATTTTCTAAGCCAAACGCACTTTTTGACACTCCTTCAAGAAAGTGGTGCGAGTGTGATTTTATTTAGCAAAACTCTTGGCAAAGGCGAAAAAGACGCTATTAGCATCTTAAATCAAATTTATGAGCTTAAATTTAAAGAGACGGCGATCTATCACGCTAAAGATAAAAATGAGCTTGAAGATGCGCTCAAAAAAGCAAAATTTATAGCTGACTCACAACACACTATAAACGAATATGCCTTGCCAAAAAGAGAAATTTTTGCAAAAAGGCTTGAGTTTTTAGTAGGCAGCGAAGATCTTGGCGTGGTAAAAAGCGGCGAGATGATAAGATACGGCGATGTCAAGATAAACACTGATAGCTGTACGCTTTGTCTAAGTTGCGTTGGCGCTTGTAACGTAAGTGCGCTAGTGGCTGATAAAAAGACAAATTCGATTTTATTTAATCCAAGCGTCTGTACAGCTTGCGGATACTGCGAACTAAGCTGTGCTGAAAAAGATACCATAAGCCTTGAAGTTGGAAAAATTTCTCTTAAGCCTGAGTTTTTTACATATAATGAGCTAGCACGAGATGAGCTTTTTGCCTGCGTTGAGTGCGGAAAAGAGTTTGCGACTAAAAAAGCGGTCGAAAAGATCGCAACTATAATGCAACCAAGATTTGGCAACGATAGGGTCAAGATAAAAGCGCTTTACTGCTGTGCTGACTGTAAGGCCAAACTAATGGTTCAAGCCCAAATAAACGCGATGAAAGAGGATTTATTAAATGGATAA
- the selA gene encoding L-seryl-tRNA(Sec) selenium transferase — protein sequence MSDLRDIPQVDKIIKNEAFSGFDINLVTLLARQILNEVRAKILNENANFALQEIIDLILNEYHKFNESSLQRVLNLTGVTIHTNLARSVINKEILSRATPVITGYSNLEYNLKTGSRGNRYDYVGSLIARAFGFEDAIVVNNNASAVFLVLNTFAKGREVVVSRGELVEIGGSFRVPEVMVNAGCFLKEVGTTNKTKLKDYEEAISENTAMLVKVHRSNFDIVGFSEEVTVNELSKLACGQNLIDYFDLGSGFYGNLPFNLDKNEPDLKNLKDVSLVSFSGDKLLGAVQCGIIVGKKELIAKLRKNQLLRMLRVDKVIISLLAESMKAYLNKEFELITTQKLLHKSVKELENLANFINKNLKTSLEIVRSQTFVGGGAMPNKKIPSVALAVSGDAVLNEQKFRQKKVIGRIENDKFLLDLRTLLDEDVNELIKIINETEEK from the coding sequence TTGAGCGATTTAAGAGATATCCCACAAGTTGATAAGATCATAAAAAACGAGGCATTTTCAGGATTTGATATAAATTTAGTCACATTGCTTGCGAGGCAAATTTTAAATGAAGTTAGAGCTAAAATTTTAAATGAAAATGCAAATTTTGCGTTGCAAGAAATAATAGATTTAATCCTAAACGAATATCATAAATTTAATGAATCAAGCCTTCAAAGAGTGCTAAATTTAACTGGTGTAACCATTCACACAAACCTTGCTAGAAGCGTCATCAATAAAGAAATTTTAAGCCGTGCAACTCCGGTAATCACAGGATATTCTAACCTTGAATACAACCTAAAAACAGGCAGCCGTGGCAACAGATATGACTACGTTGGCTCGCTAATAGCAAGGGCCTTTGGTTTTGAGGACGCTATCGTCGTAAATAATAACGCAAGTGCAGTATTTTTAGTGCTAAATACCTTTGCAAAAGGCAGAGAAGTCGTCGTTAGTAGAGGCGAACTAGTCGAGATCGGCGGTAGTTTTAGAGTGCCTGAGGTGATGGTAAATGCGGGCTGCTTTTTGAAAGAGGTTGGCACGACAAACAAAACTAAGCTAAAAGACTACGAAGAGGCAATTAGTGAAAATACGGCGATGCTTGTAAAGGTTCATCGCTCAAATTTTGACATTGTGGGTTTTAGCGAAGAGGTTACAGTAAATGAACTAAGCAAATTGGCATGTGGGCAAAATTTGATAGATTATTTTGATCTTGGCAGTGGATTTTACGGAAATTTGCCGTTTAACTTAGATAAAAATGAGCCAGATCTAAAAAATTTAAAAGATGTTTCGCTAGTTAGCTTTAGTGGCGATAAGCTGCTTGGTGCGGTGCAGTGTGGCATCATTGTTGGCAAAAAAGAGCTCATCGCAAAGCTTAGAAAAAATCAGCTTTTAAGAATGCTTCGCGTAGATAAAGTGATCATTTCGCTTTTGGCTGAGAGCATGAAAGCTTATTTAAATAAAGAATTTGAGCTAATCACAACACAAAAACTACTTCACAAAAGCGTAAAAGAGCTTGAAAACTTAGCAAATTTTATAAATAAGAATCTAAAAACATCGCTAGAAATCGTTCGCTCACAAACCTTTGTAGGAGGCGGTGCGATGCCAAATAAAAAAATTCCAAGCGTGGCTTTGGCGGTTAGTGGAGATGCAGTTTTAAATGAGCAGAAATTTAGGCAAAAAAAGGTGATCGGCCGCATAGAAAATGATAAATTTTTGCTTGATTTAAGAACGCTTTTAGATGAAGATGTAAATGAACTAATAAAAATAATAAATGAAACGGAAGAAAAATGA
- the selB gene encoding selenocysteine-specific translation elongation factor — protein sequence MSLIIGTAGHIDHGKTALIKELNGFEGDNLEEEKKRGITIDLSFSNLSKNDENIAFIDVPGHENLIKTMISGAYGFDACLFVVAANDGLMPQSLEHLEILNLLGVKSVIVALTKCDLVDEATINLRKKEIRDEISKFKNLQILEIFAVSIKDKASIDELRNYLFTLRAKKRDEEGVFRYYIDRVFSLKGIGNVVTGTVIEGSVSKNEKLFNYDAGKEVLVRSVQSHDKFVDSAGVSSRVALNLTGIELNELKKGQLLSKKGYFRGFREVDAVVTAKNLIHSQSVTFCVGAKNVPAKVLILSQKDDSYFVTFKFQSDMFLKFDEVFVLISDARVIGGGRVLNPVLEPLKKAGKILFLAALLKHDFVGAFSILKEAHKNGFGIISSYQRFGLNHEEAVNVAKKVSNVFVDEKALNIYDLSAVERIKSVVKFMIEKNEFAVFSAQSISLKLAWASQNLAQKALDELESINLISKNDGVYTKKGIDISKLKVRLEEKIYEILESGKLAPTAPYNIYDELEIDRLSGDNALKKLTAMGRVVRLEHNLFITRNSLKMALDKLREIIKNQGFVNVTNAKDALNLSRKYVIAYLEQLDLESDIMKQGNDRVFRG from the coding sequence ATGAGTTTAATAATAGGAACAGCAGGGCATATCGACCATGGAAAAACCGCGCTTATAAAGGAGCTAAATGGCTTTGAGGGGGATAATCTTGAAGAGGAGAAAAAGCGTGGTATAACGATTGATCTAAGCTTTTCAAATTTAAGTAAAAATGATGAGAATATCGCATTTATCGACGTGCCAGGACATGAAAATCTCATAAAAACGATGATAAGTGGCGCGTATGGCTTTGATGCGTGTTTATTTGTGGTAGCGGCAAATGACGGCCTTATGCCTCAAAGCTTGGAGCACCTTGAAATTTTAAATCTCCTTGGCGTAAAATCCGTGATCGTGGCACTTACTAAGTGTGACCTCGTAGATGAAGCGACTATAAATTTAAGAAAAAAAGAGATAAGAGATGAAATTTCTAAATTTAAAAACCTGCAAATTTTAGAAATTTTTGCCGTTAGTATAAAGGATAAGGCAAGTATCGACGAGCTTAGAAACTACCTCTTTACGCTAAGAGCTAAAAAACGCGATGAAGAGGGCGTTTTTAGATACTACATTGATAGGGTTTTTAGCCTAAAAGGTATCGGAAATGTCGTAACTGGCACCGTTATAGAGGGAAGCGTTAGTAAAAATGAGAAGCTTTTTAACTATGACGCTGGCAAAGAGGTGCTAGTAAGAAGTGTGCAAAGCCATGATAAATTCGTAGATAGCGCAGGAGTTAGTAGCCGTGTGGCGCTAAATCTAACTGGCATTGAGCTTAATGAGCTAAAAAAGGGGCAGTTGCTTAGTAAAAAAGGCTATTTTAGGGGATTTAGAGAGGTTGATGCGGTCGTAACTGCTAAGAATCTCATCCACTCGCAAAGCGTAACCTTTTGCGTAGGAGCTAAAAATGTGCCTGCAAAGGTGCTAATCCTTAGCCAAAAAGATGATAGCTACTTTGTTACCTTTAAATTTCAAAGCGATATGTTTTTGAAATTTGACGAGGTATTTGTGCTTATCTCGGACGCACGCGTGATAGGAGGTGGCAGAGTGCTAAATCCTGTGCTTGAGCCACTAAAAAAGGCTGGTAAAATTCTCTTTTTGGCTGCACTTTTAAAGCATGATTTTGTTGGAGCCTTTTCTATCTTAAAAGAGGCTCACAAAAATGGTTTTGGCATCATCTCTTCTTATCAAAGATTTGGTCTAAATCACGAAGAGGCAGTAAATGTGGCTAAAAAAGTCTCAAATGTCTTTGTCGATGAAAAAGCTTTAAATATCTACGATCTAAGCGCGGTTGAGCGGATAAAGTCTGTGGTTAAATTTATGATAGAAAAAAATGAATTTGCCGTTTTCTCAGCTCAAAGTATAAGCCTAAAGCTTGCTTGGGCTAGTCAAAATTTAGCTCAAAAAGCACTTGATGAGCTTGAAAGTATAAACTTAATCTCTAAAAATGATGGCGTCTATACAAAAAAAGGCATTGATATAAGCAAACTAAAAGTAAGGCTTGAAGAGAAAATTTATGAAATTTTAGAAAGCGGAAAGCTAGCTCCAACGGCGCCTTATAATATATATGATGAGCTGGAAATAGATAGGCTAAGTGGCGATAATGCACTTAAAAAACTAACTGCAATGGGTAGAGTTGTAAGGCTGGAGCATAATCTTTTTATCACTAGAAATTCGCTAAAAATGGCACTTGATAAGCTAAGAGAGATCATCAAAAATCAAGGCTTTGTAAATGTCACAAATGCTAAGGATGCACTAAATTTAAGTAGAAAATATGTAATCGCTTATCTTGAGCAACTTGACCTTGAGAGTGACATAATGAAGCAAGGAAATGATAGAGTCTTTCGTGGTTAG
- a CDS encoding thioredoxin domain-containing protein codes for MKKVVLASILAATSLMAASDKQIEDFYSEVFKNQNIDGVNVKVVERTKILDDIEKVSLKFSKGDMSQEDVTFVKGDLMFPDVVNLKEKKSYLAEEKKVIAEKAALDLVKSLAKIYKNEDKTNVVTLGNDSKKPTLIMFSDPECPYCRAELAKIETTLKDNNVEIILTPVHELSSLQKSALIYKDIKNAKSDSDKVKILRKYFSEDYNVDEKNVSKEESDKIDTLRKKYFSAGVRSVPFIINKSDLK; via the coding sequence ATGAAAAAAGTGGTTTTGGCCTCAATATTAGCGGCAACTAGCCTAATGGCAGCAAGCGATAAGCAAATAGAAGATTTTTACTCAGAAGTTTTTAAAAATCAAAATATCGATGGTGTTAATGTAAAAGTCGTAGAACGCACTAAAATTTTAGATGATATAGAAAAAGTAAGCTTAAAATTTAGCAAAGGAGATATGTCTCAAGAAGATGTGACTTTTGTTAAGGGCGATCTTATGTTTCCTGATGTTGTAAATTTAAAGGAGAAAAAGTCTTATTTAGCTGAAGAAAAAAAGGTTATCGCAGAAAAAGCAGCACTTGATTTAGTAAAATCACTAGCTAAAATTTATAAAAATGAAGACAAGACAAATGTTGTAACTCTTGGCAATGATAGCAAAAAGCCAACTCTTATCATGTTTTCAGATCCTGAATGCCCATATTGCAGAGCCGAGCTAGCAAAGATAGAAACTACGCTAAAAGACAATAACGTTGAAATCATCCTAACTCCAGTGCATGAACTATCATCTTTACAAAAAAGTGCTTTGATCTATAAAGATATAAAAAATGCAAAAAGTGATAGCGATAAGGTTAAAATTTTAAGAAAGTATTTTTCTGAGGATTATAACGTGGATGAAAAAAATGTTAGCAAAGAAGAGAGCGACAAGATCGATACTTTACGTAAAAAATATTTCTCAGCTGGCGTTAGATCAGTACCATTTATCATAAACAAAAGTGATCTAAAATAA
- a CDS encoding twin-arginine translocation signal domain-containing protein, with protein MQGSRRDFLKKSLKVGAAGGVLAVSAVAKVTSDDLTPDDNGVVVGKSNKKEVLYKKSKNWETYYKIAY; from the coding sequence ATGCAAGGATCAAGAAGAGATTTTCTAAAAAAATCTCTAAAAGTCGGTGCTGCCGGCGGTGTACTAGCAGTCTCAGCCGTAGCAAAAGTGACTAGTGACGACTTAACTCCTGATGACAATGGTGTCGTCGTTGGCAAGTCAAACAAAAAAGAGGTGCTTTATAAAAAAAGCAAGAACTGGGAAACCTACTATAAAATCGCTTACTAA